A genomic region of Saccopteryx bilineata isolate mSacBil1 chromosome 1, mSacBil1_pri_phased_curated, whole genome shotgun sequence contains the following coding sequences:
- the LOC136320255 gene encoding tripartite motif-containing protein 60-like produces MAFAASVAELQAEASCPLCQDYLKDPVTIYCGHNFCLSCIRQCWKELQDVFPCPLCLHHCPDRNFKKNTQLCHVTDIVKQITTTRSKRILQEEKALCEKHNKVLIFFCYEDLELLCPQCVVSFDHEDHQLIPIEEAAVKHRRKLRSCIEPLMVEIEDAEMGFENQIAKTFEVQREVENWRKELHYEYKELKCSLEVEKDGINTSFLTEETVVEKKLTENRRKISNHMVMLNNLLSEIAEKYLQTDLDLLTGIENIHNRYENLETPAVFSYKLKRELCPLPPHYFGFFKMVSTFYVDLTLDPETAHPSLVISRDRKTVTYRTPSGHHPRAGTSYPAVLSSEGFDAGRHFWEVEVRGKGEWSLGVCKDSSYKNAPRSSSPANSCWHIELCTSICGTCTRGHIMRVGIFLDYELGEVSFYNMNNRSYLYRATDRFTEKLLPYFSSAYSSKSLILSIVRDE; encoded by the coding sequence ATGGCCTTTGCAGCCTCCGTGGCTGAGCTGCAGGCAGAGGCCAGCTGCCCTCTCTGCCAGGATTACCTGAAAGACCCAGTGACCATTTATTGTGGTCACAACTTCTGTCTCTCCTGCATCCGCCAGTGCTGGAAAGAACTACAGGATGTCtttccctgtcctctctgcctccaccacTGCCCTGACAGAAATTTCAAGAAGAACACCCAATTATGCCACGTGACTGATATTGTTAAGCAGATTACCACCACAAGGAGTAAAAGGATATTACAGGAAGAAAAAGCCCTGTGTGAGAAGCACAATAAGGTTTTGATCTTTTTTTGTTATGAGGACCTGGAGCTGTTGTGTCCCCAGTGCGTGGTCTCATTTGACCACGAGGACCATCAGCTGATACCCATTGAGGAAGCTGCAGTTAAACACAGGAGGAAGCTCAGAAGCTGCATTGAGCCCCTCATGGTGGAGATTGAAGATGCTGAAATGGGTTTTGAAAACCAAATTGCAAAAACTTTCGAAGTGCAGAGAGAGGTGGAAAATTGGAGGAAAGAATTACACTATgaatataaagaactcaagtGTTCCTTGGAAGTAGAGAAAGATGGTATTAATACTAGCTTCCTTACGGAAGAGACAGTTGTTgaaaaaaaactaacagaaaatagaaggaaaatttcAAACCATATGGTCATGCTAAACAATCTGTTAAGTGAAATAGCAGAGAAATATTTGCAGACAGACCTGGATTTACTCACAGGAATTGAAAATATCCACAACAGGTATGAAAATTTAGAGACCCCAGCAgtcttttcatataaattaaagAGGGAGCTTTGCCCTCTCCCTCCACattattttggcttttttaaaaTGGTCAGCACATTTTATGTAGATTTGACACTAGATCCTGAAACTGCCCATCCAAGTCTCGTTATCTCAAGAGATAGAAAAACTGTGACATATAGAACACCAAGTGGTCATCATCCCCGGGCAGGAACCTCTTACCCAGCTGTCCTCAGTTCTGAGGGATTTGATGCTGGCAGGCATTTTTGGGAGGTAGAAGTAAGAGGCAAAGGTGAATGGTCCTTAGGTGTGTGTAAAGACTCTTCCTATAAAAATGCTCCCAGATCATCATCCCCAGCCAATAGCTGCTGGCACATTGAGCTTTGCACTAGCATATGCGGAACATGCACTAGAGGACATATCATGCGTGTTGGCATTTTTCTGGACTATGAATTGGGAGAGGTTTCATTCTATAATATGAATAACAGGTCTTACTTGTATAGAGCCACTGAtaggtttacagaaaaacttTTGCCTTATTTCTCCAGTGCATATTCTTCAAAATCTCTTATACTCAGTATTGTCAGAGATGAGTGA